Proteins encoded by one window of Colletes latitarsis isolate SP2378_abdomen chromosome 5, iyColLati1, whole genome shotgun sequence:
- the LOC143342114 gene encoding E3 ubiquitin-protein ligase RNF4 isoform X2 yields the protein MSDPVDYIDLTVDSPGNKFLLKSRRRNTENVSVNITVTKRRRKRNLPNQPELQLHDSVIEIPVENTSTSKETINLDQINSPKYGIYCGNNYSPENLIPLLCPICYEYFSSKIRPISTRCGHVFCTQCLEKALRNSKKCPTCKTAVKFNQCTRLHL from the exons ATGTCAGATCCAGTCGATTATATTGATTTAACGGTAGATTCGCCAGGAAATAAATTCTTACTAAAATCACGAAGGAGAAATACTGAAAATGTATCTGTCAATATTACAGTAACAAAAAGACGACGAAAGCGTAATTTACCTAACCAACCAGAACTACAGCTTCATGATTCTGTCAT AGAAATACCAGTTGAAAATACATCTACATCAAAGGAAACTATAAACTTGGATCAAATTAATTCACCAAAGTATGGAATTTATTGTGGCAATAACTATTctccagaaaatttaattccattATTATGCCCAATATGTTATGAATATTTTTCTTCTAAAATAAGACCCATATCTACTCGTTGCGGACATGTATTTTGTACACAGTGTTTAGAAAAAGCATTACGTAATTCAAAAAAATGTCCAACATGTAAAACAGCTGTTAAATTCAACCAGTGTACCCGtttacatttataa
- the LOC143342114 gene encoding E3 ubiquitin-protein ligase RNF4 isoform X1: MLAEWTTEINIISLPLHHSHRHCKQRRTKDFDQNMSDPVDYIDLTVDSPGNKFLLKSRRRNTENVSVNITVTKRRRKRNLPNQPELQLHDSVIEIPVENTSTSKETINLDQINSPKYGIYCGNNYSPENLIPLLCPICYEYFSSKIRPISTRCGHVFCTQCLEKALRNSKKCPTCKTAVKFNQCTRLHL; encoded by the exons ATGTTAGCTGAGTGGACGACTGAAATCAATATCATATCATTGCCTTT ACATCATAGTCACAGACATTGTAAACAAAGACGTACAAAGGATTTTGATCAAAATATGTCAGATCCAGTCGATTATATTGATTTAACGGTAGATTCGCCAGGAAATAAATTCTTACTAAAATCACGAAGGAGAAATACTGAAAATGTATCTGTCAATATTACAGTAACAAAAAGACGACGAAAGCGTAATTTACCTAACCAACCAGAACTACAGCTTCATGATTCTGTCAT AGAAATACCAGTTGAAAATACATCTACATCAAAGGAAACTATAAACTTGGATCAAATTAATTCACCAAAGTATGGAATTTATTGTGGCAATAACTATTctccagaaaatttaattccattATTATGCCCAATATGTTATGAATATTTTTCTTCTAAAATAAGACCCATATCTACTCGTTGCGGACATGTATTTTGTACACAGTGTTTAGAAAAAGCATTACGTAATTCAAAAAAATGTCCAACATGTAAAACAGCTGTTAAATTCAACCAGTGTACCCGtttacatttataa